The genomic stretch GCCCAATGCCAGCAGCCAAATTGCCGTGTTAGTGGGCACGACAGCCATCTTTGCCGTGAGTGCCTGGCGTGGCCTGAAGGGCGGCATCGAAATGCTGTCGGACATCAATATGTGGCTGGGCCTCGCCGTACTGCTGTTCGTACTGGTAATGGGACCAACGGTGTTCATCCTGGATACGGGCCTGAATTCCATCGGCTTAATGCTCAGCAACCTGATCGAAATGGCGACATGGACCGAGCCGTTTGGCGCGTTGGGTGGATTCGAGGACACTGGTTTCCATCAGTCATGGACGATTTTCTACTGGGCGTGGTGGCTGGTGTTCGCGCCGACCGTGGGGCTATTCATTGCGCGCATTTCGAAAGGGCGCCGTATCAAGACCATGGTGGCGGGATCGATTTTCTTTGGTTCGCTGGGTTGTGCGCTATTTTTCATCATCCTCGGCAACTACGGCCTTTATCTGCAGCTATCCGGCACGCTGGACGTCATTCAAGTGATGAACGAACAGTCGGCGAATGCAGCCTTCTATGCCGTGCTTAGCCAGTTGCCGCTGTCTTGGCTCGTCACGCTCGCGGTGGTGATACTGCTGTCGATTTTTACCGCCACCACGTTCGATTCCATTGCCTACATTCTTTCGTCCGCGGCCGAGAAGAAACTCGATAAAGAGCCTGCGCGCTGGCATCGTCTGTTTTGGGCCTTTACGCTATCGCTACTGCCGATGTCACTGCTGTTCTTGGGCGGACTGCAAACGCTGCAGACCGCCAGTATCGTTAGCGGCGTACCGCTACTGTTGATTGCCGTGCTGTTGATGATCTCCATGGTGCGCGCAGCGCATTACGATCTGCGTTATCAGCCCGATTACGATGACCCCGAGATCAACATCGAAGAGTTTCCAGAAAACGACCCCTGGACGGAGAAGGGTACGTGGGAACTACCTGAGGAACAGAGCGGCGAGCCGAGCCAGTCTTAACAGTGCTACGGACCCTCGTCGCTCCCATCCTCGAGTCATGCTTGGCCATCCCGCTTATCGGGATGGCTTTTTTGTGTCTGGCGTATCATCGCTGCTACTGATCAACGTGTTAGGCAGATCCGCTAGCTGTGCTTGCAGTGACGCCATGCGCTGCCATAACTGCTCTTGCCAATGGTCACTGTCTCGCGCCTGTTGCTGATGTGTTTCCAGCGCCTGCGTGGCTTTGTTCAGGCTCGCCTGCAGCTCGTTGCGCTGTGTTAGTAGCTCTGCATTGTGGCGTTCCAGCTCTGTCAGGCGCTGCTGATGAGCGTTGTTTTCTTGCTGGTAGTGATGAATCGCATCGTTTTTTTGCTGCAACTCCTTGGTGAGTGTCTCTGCACGCTGCTCCCATTGCTGTAAGCGCTTTTGTAGCGCTTTCTCTTCTTGGGCGCGCTCTTGTCGCAGCGTGTCCAGCAGCGCCATCAATTTACCTTCCGACGCTTCGTTGCGCTGCTCCTCTTGGGCCAGACGCTGCTCCCAAGCCGTTTGCTGTGCGGCCTGTTGCTCACTAAAGCGTTGTTGATCCGCTTTGAGCGCGCGCTGTGCTTGATCGAGCTGCTCGCGGTAGTGGATGACTTCCTGAGCCGCTTTTTCTGCCTGCTGCTGCCAATGACGCTCATGGGTCTGGCTCTCGCCAAGCTCGCGATGCAGCGCCTCTAGGCGCTGTTCGGTGTGGCGAAGGTGCTCGGCCAGGGCGCTTTCACGCTGATCGGCATTGGCGGCCTGTTGAAGCGCGTCGGCAGCTTCTTGCTGTGCGCTCTCCACCTGACGATTGGCATCTTCTCGGTAGTGCGCGAGTGCTTGGTTGGCTACTTCTTGCGCTTCGCGCCATAGCTCGCTGGCTACATTGACCACGACTTCCGGCACGCCTTTGGGTGGCGGTACGTCGCGATTCTGCTCGCGCTCAGTTCGCCATAGCCGGAAGTGTTCGCTGATGGTGGTAAAGCTGCCGGTGCCGAGCACCTCCCGAATACGCTGCACGCTGGGGGTATCGCCACGTGCCAGTAGCGTATCGATAGCTTGTTGAACATCACTGTACTGAATTCCGCTGCGCGCCATGGCGTGATCCTTATGCGTTGAGTGACATTGCTTGAACGGTATTGTCCTGACTTTACGAGCAAAACACAATTATTACATATTACATAAAACGTAATATTATTTATTTAACGGAAGTAAAATTCAAGATTACGCTCATTATCTTGAATTTATAGAGTTGTAGCGTCACACTTAACCATTGAATGGATAACGACTAAAAGGGCGCTGAGATGTCATTAGAAACGACAAAGAATGGGCATAGCCTCGATCTCTCCTCTGCAATGCCAATGAGGGAGGAGGGGCACTGGCTGACAAGCCAATCTGTCTCAGCGCCTACCCAGCCCCCACGTATCGAGGCAGAAAACGACCATCAGGCCGTGTTGCTTTGGCTTACGGAGTATCGTGACAGCCCGCAAACGCTCAAAAGTTATCGGCGAGAGGCCGAGCGACTGCTGCTTTGGCTAGGCAGCCAAGGTAAAGGGTTGCGTGATATGAACCGTGAGGCGCTGCGCCAGTTCGAAGCTTTTCTAGAAGACCCTCAGCCACGGGCAGCGTGGGTAGGGCCGTCAAAACCTCGTGAGCATCCTGAATGGCGCCCCTTCAGAAGCGGTCTGTCGCCCGCGAGTCGTCGGCAAAGCCTGATCATTCTGCAGGGCTTGTTTAGCTGGCTGGTGGAGGCTGGCTGGGTAGGGCACAACCCTTTCGTGCTGATGCGTGACAAAGCGCGGCGCATGAACAATCAGTCGCAGGGCATAGAGCGCTACCTGGAGCAACCGCTGTGGGCCTGGTTTTGGCAGTGGCTGAACCAGCCTCCGCAGAGCGATGACGCGCGGCTCGTTTACGAGAGTTCACGAAGACGCTTCATCTTTAGCTTTGCCTATCTTTTGGCACCACGCATTAGCGAGATGGCCAACGCCCGCATGGATGACTTTCATCGGATAGAAGGGCGCTGGTGGTGGAGGGTAGTCGGCAAGGGCAGTAAGCAGGCCCGCATACCCGTGCCTGCGGACATGCTGGAGAGCCTGCAAGCATGGCGAGTGGCGCTAGAGCTCAAGGCAGAGCCAGGCTACGACGAGCCAACCCCGGTGATTCGTGCGCTGGATAAGCGCAGAGGCATTAGCGATAACCAGCTCTATCGATTGATGAAAGACACCTTTGCCAACGCCGCGGATGCGCTCGAAATGCAGGATGGCCAGCCTGCCTATATCGAAGCACTTCGACGGGCAACGCCTCACTGGCTGAGACATACAGCGATCACTCATCAGGCCCAGTCCGGCGTTAGCCTACGCTAC from Halomonas meridiana encodes the following:
- a CDS encoding site-specific integrase, with the protein product MREEGHWLTSQSVSAPTQPPRIEAENDHQAVLLWLTEYRDSPQTLKSYRREAERLLLWLGSQGKGLRDMNREALRQFEAFLEDPQPRAAWVGPSKPREHPEWRPFRSGLSPASRRQSLIILQGLFSWLVEAGWVGHNPFVLMRDKARRMNNQSQGIERYLEQPLWAWFWQWLNQPPQSDDARLVYESSRRRFIFSFAYLLAPRISEMANARMDDFHRIEGRWWWRVVGKGSKQARIPVPADMLESLQAWRVALELKAEPGYDEPTPVIRALDKRRGISDNQLYRLMKDTFANAADALEMQDGQPAYIEALRRATPHWLRHTAITHQAQSGVSLRYLAESARHAKLDTTSRYLHTEADEWHREQQRHRLKTPPKTGAETL
- a CDS encoding DNA-binding protein, whose product is MARSGIQYSDVQQAIDTLLARGDTPSVQRIREVLGTGSFTTISEHFRLWRTEREQNRDVPPPKGVPEVVVNVASELWREAQEVANQALAHYREDANRQVESAQQEAADALQQAANADQRESALAEHLRHTEQRLEALHRELGESQTHERHWQQQAEKAAQEVIHYREQLDQAQRALKADQQRFSEQQAAQQTAWEQRLAQEEQRNEASEGKLMALLDTLRQERAQEEKALQKRLQQWEQRAETLTKELQQKNDAIHHYQQENNAHQQRLTELERHNAELLTQRNELQASLNKATQALETHQQQARDSDHWQEQLWQRMASLQAQLADLPNTLISSSDDTPDTKKPSR
- a CDS encoding BCCT family transporter; protein product: MFSNIHKPIFFGSLGLLLAVTLPLILFPEMGRVWVMAAQSFVTTNFGVLYLAMGVASLGFMFYIVFSDIGQIKLGDVDAEPEFSLLSWGAMLFAAGIGGAVVFWGMVEWMYYLQNPPFHVAPFSEEATAWAATYGMFHWGPIAWSIYLVPALPMAYFLHVRKHKVLRISEAIRPVLGEKLARSWLGNIIDILFIFGMLGGGATSLGILVPLINEGLGNLFAFTPNASSQIAVLVGTTAIFAVSAWRGLKGGIEMLSDINMWLGLAVLLFVLVMGPTVFILDTGLNSIGLMLSNLIEMATWTEPFGALGGFEDTGFHQSWTIFYWAWWLVFAPTVGLFIARISKGRRIKTMVAGSIFFGSLGCALFFIILGNYGLYLQLSGTLDVIQVMNEQSANAAFYAVLSQLPLSWLVTLAVVILLSIFTATTFDSIAYILSSAAEKKLDKEPARWHRLFWAFTLSLLPMSLLFLGGLQTLQTASIVSGVPLLLIAVLLMISMVRAAHYDLRYQPDYDDPEINIEEFPENDPWTEKGTWELPEEQSGEPSQS